The sequence TGTTATTAAGAAcgttctctaaatattcagtgttggttctgggaatataaaaaatgtccagttttcttGATGTAAGAGGAATGTGTTTTTTATAAGGTATAATGTTCCTCAAACGTTGattcaactttattttgatttcaAAGGCAACATTCTAGGaacgttgatttgtaacattccaagaagaacataaaaatgtccagtttccttAGAATGatatttaaaggttagtatgatgttcctgaaacattctttcaaacattcaaacacctgctgtgaacaagcactgaaagaaagagaaataagaacacacactaaaactttcttcagccacggccttagatgaactgaagataaaagacattccagatctgattaaacaactccacaaacaacattaccagctttacttattactaaccagactgaatttttttctgtaagACATCTACacaagttcttattgagaattaacagaggtttagatgttgatgtcttATTGACAATCTTTCATTTGAGGTCACCAGCATGACGatcagcgtttgctttagttgggctcttgacttcTGTTAATCTTTTTTCACCAATTGCAGATGTTTCCAGAAAATATTTCTGCATTGATCAAGTAAATCAACATGTCTGTTTTAATAACAGGCAAATGACTATGTTAAAATGGATTAAACAACTGCTTTTTTCTGTAATTGCTGACTTAAGGAATCGAAATGTTAttgaaaagtataaaaaaaatttcataTGCTGAATGTTGTTGTCATTTATACACTCACAAACATTACCATTCGGCATATGAAACAACAAAGGTGACCTGCTTCATGCTAGTATACAAAACACATTcatggctcccagcatgcattgcggcatgaataaattatgcagctgaatattttttattgtcaccattgttgaggtttgtATGATGAGTGCTGATATCTACGTTGTATTTAACTATTAGGCTAAATAGTTTTGGGCAATCTTACACAAATCACTTCAGTATTACAAATGATTTTATCACATCATTTGAGTTTATTACTTCCTTCTCAAATATCATTTCAATTATAAAAGTAAGCAATACTACAGAAAAAGCAGTTGTTTAAATCACTTTAATGCAGTCATTTATCTGTTATTAAACCAGGCTTGTTGATCTGCTTTATCaatgtaaatgtgttttctgAAAACACCTGCAACTGCTGATAAAGAAGCAACTTAACagaagtcaagggtcaagagcccaactaaatcAAACTCTGATCATGATGGTGACCTCAAAcgaaacattttcaataagacatcatcatctaaacctctgttaattcacAAAAAAGAACTTCTGTAGAATTctcacagaaataaattcagTTTGGTATAAGTAGCTAATAAGTggagctggtaatgctgtttgtgaagTGTGTGTCCTTATTTCTAGTTCTTTCAGTGCTTGTTCACATCAGGTGTTTGAATgtttgaaagaatgtttcagaaacatcatactaacatttaaataacattctattAACATTAAACGTTAATCAAAATTAGTTTGAAAGGACGTTTGAGGTACATCATACCTTATAAAAAAGGTTCCAAGAAAACTGGACATTTGTAGAACATTCTTaataacaaaattctgttagctgggTTATTGTTTGGACACTTTCTGTTAAACTTGTGGATcaagtttattaataataataagaataatatcAATAATCATAGTTTTAATAATAGTTTTGTAGTTGCCTTCAGTTCAGTTCCTATTTGAGGAAAACGAAGTGTGTAAGTTTTGGGTTTAGCAATGGGTTGGGATCACGTGACATGTGAATTACGCACCTCAAAACAAGTGATATCccctttatataaataatatatattaaaaagtcTTGATTAATGAATGACGCATTAATCTCTCCAATCAACAACACAATGCTTAGCAATATAATAAACTAACAGAGCAGCGCCATCTGCAGACAAAACATCTACTCACATATGCGTTAAGGAACTCCATCCTCCTCTCCTTCACTGTGTGAAAAGTAACGTTATATCTGTCCCTGTCGTTCAGTCTCACTTGCTTTGAGTTTCTTCGTTAATCTGGATTTCATCGATATATCGACGACAGTTTCTCTTCACCTGGTTAATCACAAGGAGGCTTGATGGCGGACTACAATGATTCTAAAAGCTAATTGGCTTGTGGTTACCTGTCACGATGATTAGTTATGCAGGagacaaattatttttttttaattgaataatatagtataattttattgaataataacaaacaaaataGGCATATATAAAccgtttttttttaactaactaaataaataaatacttttgcaagtgggggaaaaaaacaatattagcCTACACAAAACATTAAAGGAGATGCCTGCACAATCTTAAGTTTTTTGAGGGCAAGACTAATTCGATATAATTGAATTTCttttaaatactaaaatttTACTTTAACCCCTTGTACCTTTTTCGGTCAAATTTTAAAAGCAAACAATGTTGCGTCATATGAATAtgcattctgattggtcagtttagTAGCGCGAGCATCTTCTAATTCGTGTCATTGTGGTTTGTACAGTGATTGGGCTACCTCGtgaacaacaacaataatacatattttacacTATATGGATCTGAATTTTGCACATTAGTGGGCAAATCGATTTAAACAAAAGTAAACTTTCTCAACTTATGTTTCTAAATAGCCTAAATTTTTTGAGGAGATTCAGTCTCCCCTTATATTAGGCTACATTCAGCAGTAATACATTTCAAAACAGCTGAAAATTCATGACTTTTGACAACATGCATAAATTGATCTTATTATTTCTTCTCTCTCTGTCCTCTCTCTGGCTCAGTAGTGCTGCCGTGGAGTGATGGGGGACTGGAGTCTCTTGGGTAATTTTCTGGAGGAGGTGCAGGAGCACTCCACGTCAATAGGGAAGGTGTGGTTAACCGTGCTGTTCATCTTCCGTATCCTGGTGCTGGGCACGGCTGCAGAGTCATCGTGGGGCGATGAGCAGTCTGACTTCATGTGTGACACACTTCAACCCGGTTGCACCAATGTCTGTTATGACCGAGCTTTCCCTATTGCCCACATCCGCTACTGGGTGCTACAGATTGTCTTCGTATCAACACCATCACTCATCTACATGGGCCATGCCATGCATATCGTTCGCATGGAGGAGAAGCGGAAGCAGAGGGAGATGGAGGAGAAGGGTGAGGAGGGAACAGGAGAGAAGGAGTATTTGGAACACAAAGAGAAAGTCGAAGATACAAAAACAAAGTTCCGCCTGAAGGGAGCACTTCTGCAGACGTACGTCATGAGTATTGTAATACGCTTGGTCATGGAAGTGACCTTCATTGTGATCCAGTACATGATGTACGGCATCTTTCTGAATGCTCTTTATCCTTGTAACATGTCACCATGTCCCAACCAAGTGAACTGCTACATGTCCCGTCCAACAGAGAAAAATGTCTTCATTGTGTTCATGCTGGTGGTGGCGGCTGTTTCACTGCTCCTCAGCGTGCTAGAGCTGTATTACCTTGGATGGAAACAGTGCAAGCAATGTCTTAGAAAATACGCCGCCAAACATGCCAATGACATCAAACCCAATAACAACAAAGATGTTGTCCAACCTGGCAAGACAAGTATTCCGATGGATCTGCCTGAGACTGCTCAGCCACGTCCCTCCCAAACCTGCACCCCACCCCCAGATTTCAACCAGTGCCTAGCGTCAAGCCAAGGTCCAACATCACCCCCACATCTTCATTCTCATCATCTACATCACATCCATCAAGCCTGCCAGCCTTTCACCAACCGCCTGGCCCACCAGCAGAACTCTGTCAACATGGCCACCGAGCGGAATCATCACAGCCATGATGACCTGGAGCCGGCTGAAGACTTCCTGCAGATGAGCTACGGGAGCCCTGAGGCTCGAGTCCCGGGTGAAATGACACCTAGCACCCCCTCCACACCATCCTCCCAACCAGTATTCTCCAGAGACAAGCGCCGACTTAGCAAGACCAGTGGTACTAGTAGTAACCGGGTCAAATCAAGTGATCTGGCCGTGTAGGTTGGGTTACAGGACGTCCCAGAGGAAGACAATCTGGGTGAACTAGCCTTAAGATGAGAGATATGGATGTAAGGGGTGTGCATGTTTGTGTATGTATAAGTGTGCTTGTGTGTTGGTACTATGAGATGGAATATTTCATTCATTTGGGCTTAAATAACACCATAAATCAAAGGATAATGGATAATGAGAgtaagacagagagagaatctGTATCAGAGCTTTTAATCTGGTTTCATTGAAACTGTTGTTGTAATTGCTAAAGTGTATGTAGATTTTTATAGGGTGGGATCAAGTGATCCTGAATAAAAGCCTGTTGATATAAccggatgaatggatggatggatggatggatggatggatggatggatggatggatggatggatggatggatggatggttggatggatggatggatagattgaAGATGAGGGGACTACTGAAATAAATTGGTGACATTTACAAGATAGCACTGGATAGTTTTGCACAGTTTCAGATTGTTTTGATTTATGATTTTATGGTCTATGATTAAAAAAACTATCAAACACTGTTTTTGAACCAAAAAAGCAATAAAGCACTTAAAAAACATATCTTAAAACATACAGTATCTCaataaaaaaggagaaaaacagCACTTTGTACAGGCTACTACAAAGACGAAAAAACATGTCATGTGTGATTTGTTTTTAAGGTTTATGAATTTTATTAGCAATAACATGACTACAGAAGAGCGTTTTTGTGAGTATGCTACATATTTACCGAAATATAtgtgaaataaataacactgaatTCTATGaagtgtattattttatatattttattgcaaTCAAGCAGGGATGCAAATATGTGGGAATTGTTAACACATGAAAGTTTGTTACAGTAATGGGGCTGTACTTGGATGAAATATCAAAACAGAGAAGCTCTCCAATGATTTTGATATTTTGGcattatatatacactgcctGGCCAAAAAAGTTGCTGTTATACTTAAGAGTCTGTAACTGGATCTTTATTGCTGTGATTATTATGCtactagcatgttatatgtttgggaacagttcttttaaaccCAATTGATGGAGTGtttagcttttcatttcttaaacaaccatgtaggaagacacttctgtcaggaccactatggtcaaatatgattgataatTGCATAAAGTTTGTATTGGCGGTatctgggcaagaactccctgcgCATCCATGCAGtctagcatggataagagcagggagagcagcaataacccccatagggtaaacagaacagaaccaataTATGCAGATATAATTAATGTCAATAATTTCACATGTACACATTTTTCAAGGATTAGTTTGATTCAGGGGAATCATAGGCCAATCCTATCcgaagagaggaggagctggggatggaggaggataattagctcctgagaatgcaatagctgctgataatactgaggagCTTATATATGGGTGATGTTATAGGTgtcgtattcctataggtagacgtgagtcacctgggagtcagctgatgcgaGCTTGACTGATGTGACTTGCCAGAACTGACGCTAGCGCTGGATATCATGGACATATTCCAGGATGCCAAGATTTATctggctcaaattgtgaaagaatggttgggagggaCCAGCACATCCCATAGACTTTCAAttaatttaaggtctggactcagagctgccaattcatgtgtgaaaatgattcttcatgctccctcccaatcattctttcacaatttgagcctgatgaatcatggctttgtcatcctggaatatggtgATGATACGTCTttctacatggttgtttaagaaatgaaaagataTACACTCCATCAATTGGGGTTAAAAGAACCCAAACATGTGctcccaaacatataacatgctaaaaacataAAAGTCCCAGCAATAATGATtcagtgatatatatatattaatcttgCCAAAATCCTCAATATTGACTGCTGTATATATGAATGTGCCTTGGAAAGAGTagataaaaaagagaaaagaaggCTAGGGAAAACAGCTTAAAAGATTAGTCATTTTGCATATGTAATTGCATTACTAGTGCAAAGACAATCATTCTTACTATTCaaatgcaggtttttttttttttttttatcactttaGCACCTTCATGGATGTCTGCAATATGTAGGCCTATGTCATGTGAAGGATTAAAAAATGTCCTAGGGTCAATCAATCTGTCATCTGTCAGAGGGTTCCAGGATTGAGGAAAATTATTCACTGACCATTCaaatattattgttaataataataataataataattgtctCCTGATGTAGTCATCTCaatttcctttttatttttacagttagaAACAAGACATACATTATGACAGATGATTAGAGTTGGTCTAGAAATCATTCTTTGACACTTAATGACATCTGAGCTTTATTTCACTTCATTTCTCACATATGATTGCAGTCACTGTATCTCGTTTCCTCTGATCCGTTTGCAgtacacaataaaaaaataaaatatcccAGCACAAATGATACATGCGTGATGGAGTTTTTTCCCCCTGCACATTATAATTACAAACCAGTAGGCTATTACagcattcatacatttttactgtattactgtattaattttataaaattatattattcttttttttttttaatgtcatttgCGCTTTTAATGTAGGCTAATTTTTATATGCGTTATTCAGTTTGTGGAGCTAGCAAATATAGGCTCTCATTCGCAGCCACATACCGAATGTCATCCCTCGGTATGTTATAATATGTCTGTCTAATATTTTACGTCCTTAATGTATACATGCTAGTTGTGTATACAGTATACACTTCATATACTGAAGACTATTTCATACAAAAACTATTTGTACACGAGATATATTAGCTAGCCTATTTGTTAGGCAACATGTTATGTCATTCTGCACAGGAACATTACGCCAGTAAACGAGTTGTGCATTTATGAGTATGGTAAATGTAGTTTTACAATATGGTGTTTCCACTTTTGCTCAGAATGAACAGGTAGACTATGAAACTACATATCCCAGAATGCACCTCACCGTCAACCGGCGTAATGTTCAATCTTCCTGAAACTAAAAGGAATGAGTGCAATTCAAAACCAGTGGAATTAACTTGCCGGGACTGAAACCTTCAGGTTGGTGATATTTAAAAGAACTTTCTCTAGTGTACCTAGATGTTTTTACTTTACTTAATAGATTAAAACTAGTGCTTGATATTTGACAGTTTGCAAGAGCGTATGAAACTTGCAGATATGACAGGCAGGCAGCATTACTGAAAGAGACAGAAGTTGCTGTGTTTGAGTCACTTATGGAAATGTACTGACGC is a genomic window of Chanodichthys erythropterus isolate Z2021 chromosome 14, ASM2448905v1, whole genome shotgun sequence containing:
- the gja5a gene encoding gap junction protein, alpha 5a; this translates as MGDWSLLGNFLEEVQEHSTSIGKVWLTVLFIFRILVLGTAAESSWGDEQSDFMCDTLQPGCTNVCYDRAFPIAHIRYWVLQIVFVSTPSLIYMGHAMHIVRMEEKRKQREMEEKGEEGTGEKEYLEHKEKVEDTKTKFRLKGALLQTYVMSIVIRLVMEVTFIVIQYMMYGIFLNALYPCNMSPCPNQVNCYMSRPTEKNVFIVFMLVVAAVSLLLSVLELYYLGWKQCKQCLRKYAAKHANDIKPNNNKDVVQPGKTSIPMDLPETAQPRPSQTCTPPPDFNQCLASSQGPTSPPHLHSHHLHHIHQACQPFTNRLAHQQNSVNMATERNHHSHDDLEPAEDFLQMSYGSPEARVPGEMTPSTPSTPSSQPVFSRDKRRLSKTSGTSSNRVKSSDLAV